From the Pseudomonadota bacterium genome, one window contains:
- a CDS encoding arsenite methyltransferase: protein MTTTYTKNEQIRHTVREHYTRVAQAPGASCCAAGCCVPSSAASSLRIGYSERDLAAVPEGADLGLGCGNPRAIASLRPGQTVVDLGSGAGFDCLLAAREVGAQGRVIGVDMTVEMVSKARANAGKAEAENVEFRLGEIEHLPVADGSTDVVLSNCVINLVPDKLQVLREAFRVLKPGGRLALADVVALSELPDSIRQQAAAISGCIAGAARVDEYRDMLAAVGFDEIRVSVHPESREFVRDWLPGSGAERYVASASVEAIKPKADGCCAPDCCSEDGGA from the coding sequence ATGACGACAACATACACCAAGAACGAGCAGATTCGCCATACCGTCCGCGAACACTACACGCGGGTGGCTCAGGCGCCCGGCGCGTCCTGCTGCGCAGCGGGCTGTTGTGTGCCCTCATCGGCCGCGTCGTCCCTGCGTATCGGTTACAGCGAGCGGGACCTCGCAGCGGTTCCCGAGGGCGCCGATCTTGGTCTTGGTTGCGGCAATCCCAGGGCGATCGCTTCGTTGCGCCCCGGGCAGACCGTGGTCGATCTGGGCAGCGGGGCGGGCTTCGACTGCCTGCTGGCGGCTCGCGAGGTCGGCGCGCAGGGGCGTGTGATCGGCGTGGACATGACCGTCGAGATGGTCAGCAAGGCTCGCGCAAATGCGGGCAAGGCCGAGGCCGAAAACGTAGAGTTCAGGCTCGGAGAGATCGAGCATCTGCCGGTCGCCGATGGCAGCACGGATGTCGTACTGTCCAACTGCGTCATCAACCTGGTGCCGGACAAGCTCCAGGTGTTGCGTGAGGCTTTTCGAGTGCTCAAGCCAGGTGGTCGGCTTGCGCTCGCCGACGTTGTGGCCCTGAGTGAGCTGCCCGATTCCATCCGGCAGCAGGCTGCAGCGATCTCGGGCTGCATCGCCGGAGCCGCCCGCGTCGACGAGTATCGCGATATGCTCGCGGCCGTAGGGTTCGACGAGATCCGCGTCAGCGTGCATCCCGAGAGCAGGGAGTTCGTGCGTGACTGGCTGCCGGGCAGCGGTGCAGAGCGCTACGTAGCCTCGGCCAGCGTCGAGGCCATCAAACCGAAGGCAGACGGGTGTTGCGCGCCGGATTGCTGTAGCGAGGATGGTGGAGCGTGA
- a CDS encoding sigma-70 family RNA polymerase sigma factor has protein sequence MIDANPDLSWTSLAARLRPFIRRRVASDADTDDVLQEVLLRMHRGLHNLQDDTRLAAWMYRIGRSAIADHLRARQRRGPARAPQAGEVTHVPLEANEDAVAAPVATYVASLVAHLPSPYREAIQLSELEGRSHKQAAQMLGISLSAMKSRVLRGRAKLRTMLEACCDITIDRRGKVIAWQARRVDEAGSSCC, from the coding sequence GTGATCGACGCCAATCCAGACCTCTCGTGGACTTCGCTCGCTGCGCGGCTGCGACCTTTCATCCGCCGCCGCGTCGCGAGCGATGCGGACACCGACGACGTGCTGCAGGAAGTCCTGCTCAGGATGCACCGGGGGCTGCACAACCTGCAGGACGATACGCGCCTTGCCGCCTGGATGTACCGCATCGGACGCAGCGCGATCGCCGATCACCTGCGCGCTCGCCAGCGCCGGGGGCCCGCTCGCGCGCCTCAGGCCGGCGAGGTCACCCACGTGCCCCTGGAAGCGAACGAAGATGCTGTCGCGGCCCCCGTAGCCACCTACGTGGCTTCCTTGGTGGCCCATCTGCCTTCACCCTACCGGGAGGCCATCCAACTAAGCGAGCTCGAGGGACGCTCGCACAAACAAGCTGCGCAGATGCTGGGGATCTCGCTTTCGGCGATGAAATCCCGCGTACTTCGCGGTCGAGCGAAACTGCGTACGATGCTCGAGGCCTGCTGCGACATCACCATCGACCGCCGCGGCAAAGTCATCGCGTGGCAGGCACGCCGCGTTGACGAAGCGGGCTCGAGCTGCTGCTAG